The proteins below are encoded in one region of Methanofollis aquaemaris:
- a CDS encoding RNA-guided pseudouridylation complex pseudouridine synthase subunit Cbf5 — translation MPERHRVAGVPTAGLVVVDKPQGPSSHQVSAWVGEMLGVSIGHAGTLDPMVSGVLVIMIGPAVRLAPVLLKERKEYVCAMRLHGDVPAEMVEEIAKEFTGRIYQRPPRRSAVKRSLRIRKIYDLEILDIDGRLVLFRVVCDAGTYIRSLCHHLGQALGTGAHMQELRRTRSGVFTEGEAHSLHDLRDAVEAAEEGDSSALEALILPPSAGIGDLHRVVVRDTAVDALCHGASLAGVGVVSKTKYKKGETVAVLTEKSELIALGEALTNADAYEPGQTGLVVAPRTVMMPPGTYPSHWTSRPQQKKG, via the coding sequence ATGCCTGAACGCCATAGAGTCGCCGGCGTGCCCACCGCCGGACTGGTCGTCGTCGACAAACCGCAGGGGCCGTCCAGCCACCAGGTCTCCGCCTGGGTCGGGGAGATGCTCGGCGTTTCGATCGGGCATGCCGGCACCCTGGACCCGATGGTCTCGGGGGTGCTGGTGATCATGATCGGCCCGGCGGTCAGACTCGCCCCGGTCCTCCTCAAAGAGCGCAAAGAGTATGTCTGTGCCATGCGCCTCCACGGCGACGTGCCCGCTGAGATGGTCGAGGAGATCGCAAAGGAGTTTACCGGCAGGATCTACCAGCGCCCCCCCAGACGGAGTGCGGTGAAGCGGAGCCTGCGGATCAGAAAGATCTACGATCTTGAGATCCTCGATATCGACGGGAGGCTTGTCCTCTTCAGAGTGGTCTGCGACGCGGGGACGTACATCAGGTCGCTCTGCCACCACCTGGGCCAGGCACTCGGGACCGGCGCCCATATGCAGGAACTCCGTCGGACTCGTTCCGGGGTCTTCACCGAAGGGGAAGCACACTCCCTCCATGACCTCAGGGACGCTGTCGAAGCCGCAGAAGAAGGGGACTCCTCGGCACTTGAAGCCTTGATCCTCCCTCCCTCTGCCGGGATCGGCGACCTCCACAGAGTCGTGGTGCGGGACACCGCGGTCGACGCCCTCTGCCATGGGGCCTCCCTCGCGGGGGTGGGCGTAGTCTCAAAGACGAAGTACAAAAAAGGCGAGACGGTCGCGGTCCTCACCGAGAAGAGCGAACTGATCGCCCTGGGCGAGGCGCTTACCAACGCCGACGCCTACGAACCAGGGCAGACCGGTCTGGTCGTCGCACCCAGGACCGTGATGATGCCCCCCGGCACCTACCCCTCTCACTGGACCAGCAGGCCGCAGCAGAAAAAGGGATAG